The nucleotide sequence GGATATCACAAATCAATTAAGAATACTTATTCAAGAATCTCTGAATAATGGCATTCTAATTTATGTGAGTAATAAAACTAAGAAAAGTGAAAAAAAATCCAATAAAAAAAAATCTCAACTAATAATTCAAATTGAGCAAATCCTGGATAAATATATAAGGCCTGGTATTCAAATGGATGGTGGAGATATAGAATTAGTTTCATGTGAAAAAGGCGTTTTAAAAGTTTTTTTAAAGGGGGCATGTAGTGGTTGCCCATCTTCTCAAATGACATTAAAGAATGGTATTGAAAGCCTTTTAAAAGACAAGCTTGCTGAAAAAATAACAGAAGTTGTTGCGATTAACCATTAAATCATATAAATGAAAAAAATTCAAAATGTACTAATTTCAGTATATAATAAATCCGAAATTTTACCAATTGCAAAACTTTTTAAAAAACTAAAGATTACAATCATATCAACGGGTGGAACACAAAAGTTTTTAGAACAACATAATATCCCAATTAATTCTGTTGAAGATATTACAGCATATCCATCAATATTAGGTGGAAGAGTTAAAACCCTCCATCCTAAAGTATTTGGAGGGATTCTTAGCAGATCTGATAATAAATCCGATCAGATGGATTTAGATAAATTCAATATTAAAACAATTGATATGGTTATCGTTGATTTATATCCATTTCAAGCAACATTAATGAACACACAAAATCATAAAGAAATTATTGAAAAAATAGATATCGGTGGT is from Flavobacteriales bacterium TMED191 and encodes:
- a CDS encoding NifU family protein; translated protein: MSQASPYIIYSESTPNPAVMKFVSNKMLAKESREYLTVNETEKLTLMRKLFTFPFVKEIFISNNYISIKKHESVEWMDITNQLRILIQESLNNGILIYVSNKTKKSEKKSNKKKSQLIIQIEQILDKYIRPGIQMDGGDIELVSCEKGVLKVFLKGACSGCPSSQMTLKNGIESLLKDKLAEKITEVVAINH